The Gossypium arboreum isolate Shixiya-1 chromosome 2, ASM2569848v2, whole genome shotgun sequence region TTATATAATCAAATAATGTTTTAACCGAAAAGTTAACTATATTAACTATTTgaactaattaataacattatcaaaaTATAAGAACCaatttatgttaaaaattaaattatatatcttaaatatcaaattttaagcATAATAGAGGGACCAAAtgtgaaatttaaccatttttcatAAAAGGAAAGGAAACATAGTGAAAAAGCCACGTGTCAACAGTTTGGAGTttccttttatatatagtattggcACATAAATTTTGTAACCCAAGGTCTTCAATATGAATTTTTGATACATAATGTTAAATTATTTGATTGAATCCAAAAGAAAGGGGTTAACATTTCCTTCTATATGTGTTATCCTTAAAAATTCATGTAATTCTTCATTGGTAcagattaatttttatatatttgttatgGTTATAACTTATAAGccatattattatttattgataaataaataaataacttagAAAGGAAAAATTCAGATTTGATTTTATTTAGTGCAATCACTgaggaaattgaatgaaatattgTCTTATTATAAGTATTAATTATTGACTTGGCTAAAAGTTAAAATGCGTAGACTTCTTTGtaatacaaaatattaaattgaagtgAAATCCACTCTTACTTCATCATTAAATTtatattactattttaaccttttaattaaatattaaaatttaactttgtgaATTCATAATCtatttaattttgtaaattatttataattattcgatTCAATTAAATTGGGTGTAAATTGAGTACCTCAATTACGTTCTCCAATTCTTAGAGAGATGATGAGAATCGTgataattacaaataattatacTTAAATTCAATCATCCTATGGCTTTCCAAAAACAACTGTATTTAATtgagtttaaataattattttatacaataatattttattttttaaatataattatatatcatTTTATTGATCTTATCTaaataacttgaaatttttattcaCAATAAATAGTTTCTTATACTTTTGAACTATTGAATATTTAGACTACATTACATAGTATTTGCCGACTTTTGGATCTagcatttttatgttatttactaTGGGTCTTTTATGGAtatttaagtgattaattttaaaagttttaatttttaaagggattaaaaaatttaaggttttgaaagaaatatcaaggactaatttagaaaaaaaattcagGTTTTAGTGTAGGAACAATGTtaagttcagggactaacttcAGGTCCTAATATAGAAATAATTGCCAAGTTCAAAGCTTAACTTAAACAAAAAAACAATTCAAACcccaatatgaaaataattatcaaGTTCAGATCCAAAAAATGATTTAACCCTTTATAATTTAAGATCGTTATTATTTGAATCGAAGATAATATTAAGGTAAAACCTTTCCAACAAACACAACACCAAAATTCCAACATGATAGAAATGCATGGAAAAAGAGGGTCTATTTTCGTTTTCATGTTTAAACAAAAAACAACTGTTTTGCTCACATGTATTTTTCTTATAGCTGAGCTGTAACAGGGAAATTGCATCATTAAAGCCCATATATTTGGTATTCATTGATAACTTAAACATGAAACAATTACTTGAGAATATGTAGCTTTTCTGCCATTATTCTATCAAATGTTAAAATTGAAGATCAAATGAAGAAAAAATCATTTTCTAGAAGGATTGCCTAATCCTTACATTTCCCATGGAAGGATGGAAAAAAAACTAGATTCAAATTCTAAAAGGAACTTCTTAATTGCTTATTTCTCCATTGTAGAATAGACCAACATTTGATAAAAGTTTAATTAAGGCCCCAAATCTAGTTATAAAATTTAGCTCCTCTACTttcatttttaagaatttaatcttttatttgtccgatttaaaaattaaaaccggATCAATAATGCTATTAATGAATTTCTATTAAATTTGAATAATATTACATTTTAACATTCAATGTTTTTTTTATAAGTTAGTCCAATGTTATATATCAAtcagatatgaatttttaagtagaATGCCTAAATCcctgaaattaaaagtagaaggactaaattCAAAAGTCAAAAGAGTAGAGGGATTGAGGGATAAATAGTCCTTTGATAAACACACTTCAAATCTCTCAGTTCTCTCAAAAcccaataaattaataaatttctaTAGCCTTCACAAAAAAGGAAGAATTTACATATACAACACATAGAACTTCAAGAACTATTTCACACGAACTTCAATAAAGCCATTCTCAAATCCTTAACAAGATCCTTCACTGTCATATTGAATTCAGCATCTTtctggaaaaaaaagaaaaggattttcataaaattttcaagttGAATTCAATTCCAATGAAATAAAAATCAcccatttcttctttttttttaagttgTTAATTACCTGAGCAATTATGGTGATGTCAAGTGTTGAATTCCCAAAAGGCAAAGCATTGGTATTAACAATTGAGAGATGAAGGTTCTCAATTTCGCTTAGTATTTTGGCTATGAAACCTTTGTGTTTTTCACAATGGATTCGAATGAGGACGTCATTGTCTGAGACTTTAGCTTCGATTTCCGGCAGTGCCGCATCCGAAGATTGGCCATCGGAGTTTTCTTCGCACGAAGAGGATTCGTCGTCGGCCGATAATAACTGGGATTTCTTCACGAAAACTACGGATTCCACTGTTCTTTTCTTGGTTTGCTCTTCTAGCACCTTCAACCGTTCTTGAAGTTGTTTCACGTACTTaattgcatcaccaagaactGAAGCTTTATCCATCTATAACAAAAACAGCAACGTATCTTGTCATGGAACTAACTTCTTAATTTTCATAAAGTAGGGGGACTAAACTCAAAATTAGAGCCGAAAGAAATTACTATGAAGAAAGATGTAAACTTTACCTTCTTAAGGCCAGGAACAATTGCTGAGAGAGCAATGAAACGCTGGTTgagcttttctcttctttttctttcggCCATTATATGATCTTGAGCATGTGAAGGGCTTCTCGTCATTGAATAACTCCTACTGTTTTTCGCAGTATAATTTGTGCTTTGAAATGGACCAAAATAGTTCATATTATTTCCTAAACATAGAGTTTCGTCTTTAGGCTTAACGATACTGTCGATACCGTAAAGCTGCTTAGAATTTGCAGGCAATGAAGCTGCTGGTTTCTCGAATGAAAGAATGTGAGAGGTCGGGGAAGAAGGTTTTTTTGGGACAGGGACATGGTCGATGTTTGTGGTGGTGCTAGAGTTCCAACTGGTACCGGTTTTCAGCTGTTTTATCGGTCTATCGGAAGCTTCATTAATGGAGGAGACGCTGTtgtttttggtgttaaaatttgGGTAGGAAGAATAGCTCTCGGAGGAAAATGAAGATTGCTTGAAGTTCCCTCCGGTGAGTACTGTTGCCGTTATATATTCACCTGGGGTAAGTTCGGCTAATGAGTTCATATGACATTGGTGGATGATGTCGTATTCATCCATTCCCTGGTCATCAAAACCCCAAATTAGATCATAAAATGAAAATGGATTACTCACACAATggtctttaaaatttcaaaatgtttAAATCAAGTGTTCAAAGTCTATCAATTTTTCATCCATCCAACGTGGAgggcttcaatttgatatgaaaCATTTTTAAAACATGTGTATCAAATTTTAAACAGATTGAATCTAACTAGTAGAGGGCTATACATCgtatttaaattgtcaaagtaaTGTGTTTAAACTTCATGTCATATCAAAATTAACATATCATACCTAAGCTGAAAGTTAAGTTAAATACAATATTGTACTTTACagatttaattaaaacattttgaaatttgtggcTAACATAGAATCTAAATCATACTTTGAAGATAGGagtctaaaattttgaaaatttttcaaaaatttaaatatattaagctcctctaaacattttaaaaattttaattagaccctttattttttattataaattctcATTAATCCtttcaaaaaatttgaaaattttaattaagcccCCAAATGAAGATATTATGTTAATCTTACCTGTTCAGATAACCATTTTGCTGATGAAGAGTCCATAGCTGTAGCCAATTATGATGAATAAAGATTATTCTGAAAAATGAAATAAAGtattataattgaaattaaaacaagaagagtaaataaataaaaaaagctgGAAAAACAAGAGATTAATGATATGATTATTTACCGTTATTTCTTTTCTAGTAATAAATAAAATTGCagcaaaattctgaatttttctcTTTGTGGCTGAAAACTGGGAAAACAGACTTCACCACTCTTCCCTTCTTATACTTGCGTATGTTGATCCATCAAATTCTTCGATCCCTAAGCCACGTTTGAAAACTTTTGTCCTTATCTTGAAATTAAACCATTATTTAATTCAAAAGCAAAATGAGAGagattgaaaaataaatgaaacgtGGGGACTGGTTAATAAAATAATCTCAACTTGATCCAAGAAGAGATTGCGAATCAATAAGGAGCaagcaaaatttaaaaaaaaaataatatattgtCTCTCAGTTTGCCAACCAGGAccctaaaaattaaataattattgaattagTCATTACTATCGCTGTCAaacatttatatatgtatttttttgtttatcaatattttaaatcaaataactATTTGTTTAATAATTATAAGTCGAAAAAGTAAATAACTGTTTGTGAGATCGAATAGTAAAGAATTCGATACTACTCTACTAACAGCTCATCGATGCTACTCTACTAATAACTCGTGGGATCGAATGGTAAGTAGCTGGATGCTACTTAAGCAAACTATCAATCTCGGAAAAGGATCAAACATTAATGCTGCTGAGTGCTGTTCATTATCCATACCCTGCGTTGTAGTTATTAAAACTAATTGGTGATGATCCAATCCAGGGTGTGAAAACCCATCACAATAAttgctaattttattttattattattattattattcgttCATTGACTCACATGTGTTAAATTTCTCAAGCAAAAACAAAATCATTGGTAAAAAAATCATGGTAGATTTTTTATTAAGATTTATATTgtattttgtttgttttattgaGAAAAAAGAGAGTAATTTAATCCTTGTCTTTTAATCAAAGAGCAAACTAATTCATTTTGTTAAACTTTTCATCTAAATCTAATGATAAAAATTGATATGGCTAACAAAATAATCAGATAACACGCCATGTGCAACTCATGCCAACGTATAAGGATCAGTTTTTAATTGTAAAAatggataaaaattttaacaaaaaaatcagTTAACTCTTTAATTTAccatacaataattttactcatttttaagtaaaaagaataaaatataatcCGTCTTTCAATATAAAAATCTTAATGATACTTTTCTTTTTTGGAAAAAAGCCAAATCCCTAATTTTGTGACTAAAGATATAATGTATCAATGATTGAATCAAATACTCAAACTGAAATAACAAATCTTTGTATATATAATTGGGGAAATGTATTTGAATTAAAGGTCAAAATAAGATCAGTTGGGAAAaagttaattaatattaattaagggTTAATGGAAAACCAATAAATCAATTTCTAAATTaatctttaattttaaattattttaaatgaatCATTTCGTCAGCTTCTGTTAGTTTTTGTATTAAATACAAGTTTAAATAATGCacgaattaaatttttaacacatataaagatgatgaataatatgaaattaattaatttcttttatatttattttatagttcataaaatttattttttcagtATTTATAACTACTCTCAATAATATTATTTCAAGGGTTCAAATCTAAATTATTTTTTCGAGAATACAATGTGCCACCCAACACTTGTTAGcaacttaatttatttattagtaCACGAATTGCAGTTTGTTACAAGTTGAAACATTGCCCCACCTGCTGATCTCCAAGATCTTTTTGCGCCTGTTCCTTAATTAAATTGCCAATCCACTATTTTGATCAATTCAATtcattgattaaaaaaaaaaaaaaactaatatacTAAAGAAACCCTTAAATTACTATACTTTATTCAAATAAGCCCTTATCCTTTTCTTAAACCAAAATAAGACCTGTTCTTATTCATGAAAACCCTTAATTTTAAGGtaaaaaaaagtttttaatttttaatctatttattatttCATGCTAAATTACTAATGTGGTAGAATCACATAACAAGATtttgttaatttaaaaaaaaatagttttaacCCATCACAATTTTATTTAAGACTATTTTGTGTATAAGTTTAATCATGTGCAAGTTCATGAGCTTTTTGTGAAAAAGGTACCGAAGTTCCTTAAACAAGacccaaaaaggaaaaaaagactaAATAACCAATTTTAGATTAGGTATTAATCATATAGATTGTAGGGGTAGATTGAGAAAGAATGAAAATATTTTActagaaaaaaataataataatttcacatGCACTGATGATTCTATAGCATTTATCCACAGTATGTAAAACTATTAGTTGATATATCTACAAATGATTAAATTCAAAGCTGAAAGgggaaaaaaatgtaaaaattaacaGCAAAATACCTCTAATTAGGATGCCAGCTTCTTATTCATCTACCTTCTCCGAGACCGGCTTCAAAAACTTATATCTTCACGTATTCCTTAGTGGCAAACTCACCATTTGTCATCGTAGACCGGGATGTATAAGAATGCCATCATATTTCTGTGTTTGTTCCCACTTCTGATTTCGTTTATGTTTATGTTTGCGAGACCGGTGCGAGGTTTTTTTTTAGCATGGAGGTCTGAAATTAGAGCCTTGGACTTCAGCAGGACCCTTATCTCCATTTCCATCAGGCAATGTCTTCGTATCGACCATTGGGTTAGGAGAGACTTGAGTTTCATTTTCATCATTACTCTTGTCGACACTAGGTAGGAAAATACCTGTCAAAGAACAACAATAACAAAAATCTTGATTAAAATCCAAGTCTCGAT contains the following coding sequences:
- the LOC108466760 gene encoding transcription factor bHLH18-like, with amino-acid sequence MDSSSAKWLSEQGMDEYDIIHQCHMNSLAELTPGEYITATVLTGGNFKQSSFSSESYSSYPNFNTKNNSVSSINEASDRPIKQLKTGTSWNSSTTTNIDHVPVPKKPSSPTSHILSFEKPAASLPANSKQLYGIDSIVKPKDETLCLGNNMNYFGPFQSTNYTAKNSRSYSMTRSPSHAQDHIMAERKRREKLNQRFIALSAIVPGLKKMDKASVLGDAIKYVKQLQERLKVLEEQTKKRTVESVVFVKKSQLLSADDESSSCEENSDGQSSDAALPEIEAKVSDNDVLIRIHCEKHKGFIAKILSEIENLHLSIVNTNALPFGNSTLDITIIAQKDAEFNMTVKDLVKDLRMALLKFV